One window of the Paenibacillus beijingensis genome contains the following:
- a CDS encoding RNA polymerase sigma factor, whose amino-acid sequence MPNRMQNKFEQRGFSVPEREERELRELYAQMIQVAYKRVNNKSDVHDAVQDAWVNILSKWGTLRERGKLAAWAKAITANVACNINRRSRRGVIATEQCAEAEASRHSDVKAQLMLEISELLGALDPTSRTLLLYKFYYGFKDQEIADAMNVPIGTIKARIHRTREKLKGRMVSSEADWPM is encoded by the coding sequence ATGCCCAACCGTATGCAAAATAAATTTGAACAACGCGGCTTCTCTGTGCCGGAGCGAGAGGAAAGAGAGCTGCGCGAGCTTTACGCCCAGATGATTCAAGTCGCTTACAAAAGAGTGAACAATAAATCCGACGTCCACGATGCCGTTCAGGACGCATGGGTCAATATTTTAAGCAAGTGGGGAACGCTGCGGGAACGCGGGAAATTAGCAGCCTGGGCCAAAGCGATAACGGCCAACGTCGCATGCAACATCAACCGCCGCAGCCGCAGAGGCGTAATTGCGACCGAGCAGTGCGCTGAGGCGGAAGCATCCCGGCATTCGGACGTTAAAGCCCAATTAATGCTGGAAATTTCCGAATTGCTCGGCGCGCTCGATCCAACGTCGCGGACACTGCTGCTGTACAAATTTTATTACGGCTTTAAAGATCAGGAGATCGCGGATGCGATGAACGTGCCGATTGGAACGATAAAGGCTCGTATTCACCGGACCCGGGAGAAGCTGAAGGGACGGATGGTTTCATCGGAAGCGGATTGGCCCATGTGA